One region of Acropora muricata isolate sample 2 chromosome 13, ASM3666990v1, whole genome shotgun sequence genomic DNA includes:
- the LOC136896834 gene encoding uncharacterized protein translates to MASNLVTLYCNKCNSSLATSDMMMLATVPPTQTYLAIRKDKEDAAYETIRKTPNATKDAFGPYRILCKECNDHVGTIRIVEENSLICFKIGNVYFRREHEQIKGKKLKDIKEKLIQNGLEVVNLSPLKEFVETVNNRRKSFQPLVYCDTHLSEDDILSLTKDSPREYQKELFLEALRRNTLVYLPTGSGKTLIAAMVLNCMKKLNPDKLMVFLVDRIPLVYQQSDYIKYQVPDLRVEILAGDIGRFPGDKARWKATVQALLENKIDLLVMTSQILLNLMAEECNVLSMSDISLIVFDEAHHCLGNHSYNQIMRDFYKKTDDKLKPLVLALTASPAGTDKLETTRDNLETLLSNLCACARMPLRSRDLEWYCNRPETSYKVIPLNSKQKQLQSDIERYLNSITSLIEEETKSPKALDGLTVLSQCYPGALRDLIESSHGDKSRIKGLAIAEHAMQILSVTEVNNILGHEYAIECFKGCMKQLQTATSPVEKLKKTLVGSLESLEHLESSIRELSRVSNLCNTSDRYKCLVEVLETFTRQVEKDKTSRGIIFVKMRKTAYKLCTRLRQETEIYQRLKPDFLVGHGQGSDGMAWRGEQEEILKKFRSGDVKLLVSTSVLEEGLDVPACNQIIRFDSSLTLRAIVQGRGRAARHPNSQFVIICSDENEETLAREAIRKEANMEKAIQDLNVNTCDLLQASSFDCQVKKPDFSKNQGQGSNGGSMEFQPADEEHDMGNDSSVETLTVNERGESLASGGPKKRRKNYVPRIAITIHNVVFGDESKELGLLTDYFNDFVAKSIKRGESKEMTKTTDETSDRKHTSRCVRLELEPSKQGQFNNKDKFFGYVAQSWCSRPREILTQTKQLWLRRDDTSQKHKDYKPVMVIKPDTMSLGYFRSESQYCQHWPINNSKLENIRIAFQHDLKTVLICFTVPNPRSQFKADLYKLHFHYNELQEYILVNRPRSSDTYLYLLLRHPPRMFKAKSFANKDQDVDDDENDFEDWYYGENVYDSGCDHENIDEFTSESEDSEAVDVGVYSTADHSKKGETPDNESLLTSTDIVSIDDVVNWERVIEIEDSRDSFGSCFTYNFTFKAGEWSDLKDVLATIAKYDKKVFYASVTNSLRSLPEISIPNELPFDVKYATQCVLHSYPFIRGRITGKFNHLLSSKPEKVVRLALARLGSAIERNSFCDPEKYFESLLEQTNVAGTSGISKQLLPSECAMIKRMVVTPTRLLFFPPEVMSKNRVLRNFDTDQFLCANVRDEDFSRLSSAAGIIDKILQRLQTTLDNGVMAGGQRFLYLGSSNSQLRNHGCWFVRPRPYPEEIREWMGDFCTIRCVGAFMACVGQCFSTSMDAVGIDVNEGTSCKMDEDITTSDGSYCFSDGVGRISQPLAQQVAETIDLDFTPSAIQIRFAGFKGVLALDPTLSGKTAVFRPSMRKFESPHRRLEVLQTSRPQPVFLNHQLIILLSSLGIPDEVFMNLQRRMLDRLAGMLVDEKLATLQLVSGAKTDIAYKRLSEAGLQLTNEPFFKSLLVAMHKERMQNLLKRARILLPTSEARLMIGVMDETGILKPGQVFVRYSLVSNEADRFMEFSKSSSQILTGPVVVTRNPCLHPGDVRQLTAVSVPQLTHFVDCIVFPNHGPRPHPSEMAGGDLDGDMYFICWMKNLLPKRPLFPPMNYKAPLNKEDKEVQEPITVSHMTKYVVEYIRCDKLGVIGNAHKAQADSQEGGVKSALCLDLAERHSRAVDAPKTGDWPEMPKEAKVTVFPDFMMKSDKPSYSSDKVLGKLYRECRAFKNSITRDISQEKPYVDPGFLVPGYQQYQEEARESYEDFSNQLQAIMNLYGIETEGELISGCFSKFHSRIGREKFEIAQIISRFLRKMRENFREKFFEEFDDMVDDDNDITLEMQQKASAWYYVAYSSRNANNATENTQEDPHQTHFLSFPWLVDDVILRITLVRESEMQESGGLVSSISESVFKEFEKERDTLLRDFQDRIHKKNFIRKAMPEVNALAMFGSSATFLFRKHSDLDLCILFSSDIENQKDLEQKEQIVELKRFLLTMSKLFKRVRMVESATVPVIIGNNPAKRGGFLANVTVDLTASCHGLLKSIVLSNYIKSYPVLLPILRLLVHWGDVTGIAGHGVEAGIKSTMLVYLMLIFCVSKGLIENFDLMQVWKQCFQISTGQIKDLDFLQQWEGVIASLQSKVTQLKGNENTPITLRDQQIGEILLTFFQEYNATLDMEIPHTFASLLGFSKLAERLDPDHLRQLKEHMQRAFHLLALYRDAEVLLTVSASEIDRVIFLSKTLSYAMAGSERHNASQLSKKTGARVTIRPSLPGSAFGLILQAIGTEFAVAAVERTLSTMATQALRNKAAIMSVSFVKEAKQMLFEGCLSDDDRVSFVPYYGNHHSTHDSQALFVPLLSNQRTDLQSIGEDYTRHEFICFQEKFLIQAQVIERDFVQSIFGKMEFAIHFGRIYVLNIPKSFTEDSEPPSVGIFQTNLSRGYKPRPSVLSVPSNITKFGKTRRRQSKGKSQSRNMKSKVFEIGKEGKKIPKKKASRSSFFTVVSSQEKAVDFLTRRGFSEAQSSSEFYSVEIHTDHEFDVVTDKDFNFQKIKFPKLRWCAVDIKRAWKENPEKQDDTELDGVETDVRFILQSSRELSASDIRETDYEQYRDTLQPLKPHRQPKKISCPFQIKQDIWKNVSSSCHKKSRMYTLDESVDFESDFKRSLCVHVNEITEYSRPKRNASEFNQVLTRCEVLVKAGLPCSWSNTESVEKLLREIWCFGFDFASHLSE, encoded by the exons ATGGCTTCCAATCTTGTCACTCTTTACTGTAATAAATGCAACAGTTCATTGGCAACTTCTGATATGATGATGCTGGCTACAGTTCCCCCCACACAGACATATCTTGCCATACGAAAAGACAAAGAAGACGCAGCATATGAAACAATTAGGAAAACCCCAAATGCTACGAAAGATGCCTTTGGTCCCTACAGAATTCTTTGCAAAGAATGCAATGATCACGTGGGTACAATCCGCATCGTTGAAGAAAATTCATTGATTTGTTTCAAGATCGGAAACGTTTATTTTCGACGGGAACACGAAcaaattaaaggaaagaaacttAAAGACATAAAGGAGAAGCTAATACAGAATGGACTTGAAGTTGTTAATCTGTCGCCGCTTAAGGAGTTTGTAGAAACAGTAAATAATAGAAGGAAATCCTTCCAACCGCTAGTCTACTGCGACACTCACCTTTCGGAAGATGACATTCTGTCTCTGACGAAAGATAGCCCTCGAGAATACCAAAAGGAGCTCTTCTTGGAAGCCTTGCGAAGAAATACACTGGTATACCTTCCCACGGGCTCAGGTAAGACCTTGATAGCAGCCATGGTACTCAACTGTATGAAGAAACTGAATCCAGACAAACTCATGGTGTTTCTCGTGGACCGTATTCCACTGGTTTATCAACAAAGTGACTACATCAAGTACCAAGTTCCTGACTTGAGAGTGGAGATATTGGCAGGGGACATCGGGCGTTTCCCAGGGGATAAAGCACGCTGGAAGGCAACCGTCCAGGCGCTGttagaaaacaaaatcgacTTGCTTGTGATGACGAGTCAGATACTGTTAAACCTGATGGCTGAAGAGTGCAACGTATTGAGCATGTCTGATATATCTCTGATTGTATTTGACGAAGCGCATCACTGTCTGGGTAATCACAGCTATAATCAGATCATGAGGGATTTCTACAAGAAAACTGACGACAAGTTGAAGCCTCTTGTGTTGGCGCTGACTGCATCTCCCGCAGGCACAGATAAACTTGAAACCACAAGAGACAACCTGGAAACTTTACTGTCAAATCTGTGCGCATGCGCACGAATGCCATTGCGCTCAAGGGACTTGGAATGGTACTGTAATCGACCAGAAACGTCGTACAAAGTGATTCCGTTGAACTCCAAGCAAAAACAACTGCAATCGGATATCGAGCGGTACCTCAACTCCATTACAAGCCTTAtcgaagaagaaacaaaaagtcCAAAAGCGTTGGATGGTTTAACTGTGTTATCACAATGTTACCCTGGAGCTTTGCGGGATTTAATCGAAAGTTCTCATGGTGACAAGTCCCGAATCAAGGGTTTAGCGATCGCCGAACATGCTATGCAAATACTCAGTGTCACTGAGGTGAACAACATATTAGGTCACGAGTATGCTATAGAATGCTTCAAAGGATGCATGAAACAACTTCAAACTGCAACCTCCCCCGtggaaaaactgaagaaaacaCTCGTTGGTTCATTGGAGTCACTGGAGCATCTAGAATCTTCGATCAGAGAGCTAAGTCGAGTCTCAAACCTTTGTAATACAAGCGATAGGTATAAATGCTTAGTTGAAGTACTAGAGACGTTTACTCGTCAAGTTGAAAAAGACAAGACTTCAAGAGGTATTATTTTCGTCAAGATGCGTAAAACGGCTTACAAGCTTTGTACCCGCCTAAGACAAGAAACAGAAATTTATCAACGACTCAAACCAGACTTCCTCGTTGGACACGGGCAAGGAAGTGATGGAATGGCTTGGAGAGGAGAGCAGGAAGAAATCCTCAAAAAATTCAGATCAGGCGATGTCAAGCTCCTTGTCAGCACGAGTGTGTTGGAGGAGGGCCTGGATGTACCAGCTTGCAACCAGATAATCCGGTTTGATAGCAGTCTGACTCTGCGTGCGATTGTACAGGGACGCGGGCGCGCCGCCAGACATCCCAACAGCCAGTTTGTTATCATTTGCAGcgatgaaaatgaagaaacgCTTGCACGTGAAGCGATCAGAAAAGAGGCCAACATGGAAAAAGCCATACAAGACCTGAACGTGAACACCTGCGATCTGTTGCAAGCATCGTCTTTTGATTGTCAGGTTAAAAAGCCTGATTTTAGTAAAAATCAAGGTCAGGGATCAAATGGAGGCAGTATGGAATTCCAACCAGCAGATGAGGAACATGATATGGGGAATGACTCCAGTGTAGAAACATTGACAGTCAACGAGAGAGGAGAAAGTTTGGCTTCTGGAGGACCtaagaaaagaaggaaaaattatGTTCCACGTATTGCCATAACCATTCACAATGTCGTCTTTGGAGATGAAAGCAAGGAACTGGGTCTTTTAACCGACTACTTCAACGACTTCGTGGCCAAGTCTATCAAAAGAGGCGAATCCAAGGAGATGACGAAGACGACAGATGAGACCTCGGATAGGAAACATACATCTAGATGTGTACGCCTTGAACTGGAACCATCCAAGCAGGGACAGTTTAACAACAAAGATAAATTCTTTGGCTATGTCGCACAGTCTTGGTGTTCTCGACCAAGGGAAATATTGACGCAAACGAAACAACTTTGGCTCCGTCGTGACGACACATCACAGAAACACAAGGATTACAAGCCAGTGATGGTAATTAAGCCAGACACTATGAGCCTGGGGTACTTTCGGAGTGAATCCCAATACTGCCAACACTGGCCAATTAATAATtccaaacttgaaaacattCGAATTGCATTTCAGCATGATCTGAAGACAGTGCTGATCTGTTTCACAGTGCCAAACCCAAGAAGTCAGTTCAAGGCGGACCTGTATAAACTTCACTTTCACTACAACGAGCTTCAGGAATACATCCTTGTGAACAGACCACGATCATCTGACACATACTTGTATCTATTATTAAGACATCCACCGCGCATGTTCAAAGCCAAAAGCTTTGCCAACAAAGACCAAGATGTCGATGATGACGAGAACGACTTTGAGGACTGGTACTACGGAGAGAACGTTTACGATTCCGGCTGTGATCACGAAAACATTGacgagtttacgagcgagtcCGAAGACAGTGAGGCGGTAGATGTCGGCGTTTATTCAACTGCAGATCATTCAAAGAAAGGGGAGACGCCGGACAACGAGTCTCTCCTGACAAGTACAGATATCGTAAGTATTGATGACGTGGTCAACTGGGAGAGGGTCATTGAAATAGAAGATAGTAGAGACTCATTTGGCTCATGCTTCACTTACAACTTCACTTTCAAGGCTGGTGAATGGAGTGATCTCAAAGATGTGCTTGCCACCATTGCCAAATACGACAAGAAAGTGTTTTATGCATCTGTAACAAATTCCCTCAGAAGCTTACCAGAGATTTCCATCCCTAACGAACTGCCTTTCGACGTCAAATATGCCACACAGTGTGTCCTCCACTCTTACCCCTTCATCAGAGGTAGAATCACCGGGAAGTTCAATCATTTGCTAAGTAGCaaacctgagaaggtggtgcgGTTGGCATTAGCGAGACTCGGCTCGGCTATCGAACGAAACAGTTTCTGTGACCCAGAAAAATACTTTGAAAGCCTGTTAGAACAAACAAATGTCGCTGGTACAAGCGGAATCTCAAAACAGCTTCTCCCCAGTGAGTGTGCGATGATAAAACGCATGGTTGTCACGCCCACACGCCTGTTATTTTTCCCACCAGAAGTGATGTCAAAGAATCGTGTTCTCAGGAACTTCGACACCGATCAATTCCTGTGTGCCAATGTCCGTGATGAGGACTTCTCGAGGCTTTCATCGGCCGCTGGAATTATTGATAAGATTTTGCAACGCCTTCAAACCACTTTGGACAATGGTGTTATGGCAGGCGGACAACGTTTTCTTTATCTTGGTTCTTCCAACAGCCAGCTTCGTAACCACGGCTGCTGGTTCGTTCGACCACGTCCATATCCAGAGGAGATTCGAGAATGGATGGGAGACTTCTGTACGATAAG GTGTGTTGGTGCCTTCATGGCTTGCGTAGGGCAGTGTTTTTCCACATCCATGGACGCCGTCGGCATTGATGTCAATGAAGGGACGTCGTGTAAAATGGACGAAGACATTACAACCTCTGACGGCAGTTACTGCTTTTCAGATGGTGTTGGGAGGATTTCTCAACCCCTTGCGCAACAG GTTGCTGAAACAATTGACCTTGATTTCACTCCATCTGCCATCCAAATCCGATTTGCTGGTTTTAAAGGAGTCTTGGCATTAGATCCCACACTTTCAGGAAAGACAGCAGTATTTCGTCCGAGCATGCGTAAATTCGAGAGTCCTCACCGCCGTCTTGAAGTACTACAGACCTCTCGTCCCCAGCCTGTTTTCTTAAATCACCAGCTCATAATACTACTGTCAAGCCTCGGAATCCCGGATGAGGTCTTCATGAATTTACAGCGCAGGATGCTGGACAGACTGGCCG gGATGCTTGTCGATGAAAAACTGGCTACTCTACAGTTGGTGTCAGGAGCGAAGACAGACATCGCATATAAGCGCCTATCAGAAGCGGGATTACAACTGACGAACGAACCTTTTTTCAAGTCTTTACTCGTTGCAATGCACAAGGAACGAATGCAGAATCTATTGAAGCGTGCCCGCATTCTCCTGCCGACTTCAGAAGCTCGCCTTATGATCGGTGTCATGGACGAAACAGGAATTTTGAAGCCAGGACAG GTATTTGTCCGGTATTCTCTGGTCTCGAACGAAGCTGACCGATTTATGGAATTCAGCAAATCCTCAAGTCAAATCTTAACAGGGCCAGTAGTCGTCACAAGAAATCCTTGTCTTCATCCAGGGGATGTGAGACAACTGACGGCTGTATCTGTGCCTCAGCTTACTCATTTTGTCGACTGCATTGTGTTTCCTAATCATGGACCGCGGCCACACCCAAGTGAAATGGCAG GTGGCGACCTTGATGGTGATATGTACTTTATCTGCTGGATGAAGAACCTTCTCCCCAAAAGGCCTTTATTTCCGCCAATGAACTACAAAGCGCCCCTCAATAAAGAAGATAAAGAAGTTCAAGAACCAATCACAGTCAGCCACATGACCAAGTATGTCGTCGAGTACATCCGGTGTGACAAGCTTGGAGTGATTGGCAATGCGCACAAAGCTCAAGCCGATTCCCAGGAAGGAGGTGTGAAATCGGCGCTTTGCCTGGATTTAGCGGAACGACACTCGAGAGCTGTCGACGCTCCAAAGACAGGCGATTGGCCTGAGATGCCAAAAGAAGCCAAGGTTACAGTTTTTCCCGATTTCATGATGAAATCCGACAAACCAAGCTATTCATCGGACAAAGTGCTGGGAAAGTTGTACCGCGAATGTAGAGCGTTTAAGAACAGTATCACGCGGGATATCTCGCAAGAAAAACCATACGTTGATCCGGGCTTCCTAGTACCAGGTTATCAGCAGTACCAAGAGGAGGCGAGGGAATCGTATGAGGACTTTTCCAACCAG cttcAAGCAATAATGAACCTGTACGGTATTGAAACAGAAGGCGAACTCATCTCGGGTTGTTTTTCCAAGTTTCATTCTCGCATTGGAAGAGAAAAATTCGAGATTGCCCAAATCATCAGTCGATTTCTTAGGAAGATGCGTGAGAACTTCAGAGAGAAGTTCTTCGAAGAATTTGATGATATGGTCGACGACGACAATGACATTACCCTTGAGATGCAACAGAAAGCTTCGGCGTGGTATTACGTTGCATATAGTTCCAGAAATGCCAACAATGCGACAGAAAATACCCAAGAGGACCCTCATCAAACGCACTTTCTCAGCTTCCCCTGGTTGGTGGATGATGTGATACTCAGGATCACACTCGTTAGAGAATCTGAAATGCAAGAATCCGGGGGTCTAGTTTCTTCCATAAGTGAAAGTGTTTTCAAAgagtttgaaaaagaaagagatACGCTGCTGCGTGATTTTCAAGACAGGATACATAAAAAGAATTTTATCAGGAAAGCTATGCCTGAAGTAAACGCATTGGCCATGTTTGGTTCCTCAGCCACATTCCTTTTCCGTAAACACTCGGACCTTGACCTTTGTATTCTTTTTTCCTCGGACATTGAAAACCAAAAAGATCTGGAACAAAAGGAACAGATTGTTGAATTGAAGCGATTTCTGCTAACAATGAGCAAACTGTTTAAGCGGGTGCGGATGGTGGAATCTGCTACGGTACCG GTGATCATTGGTAACAATCCAGCTAAGCGAGGTGGTTTCTTGGCCAATGTGACAGTGGATCTAACTGCATCTTGCCACGGTCTTCTCAAATCCATTGTATTGAGCAATTACATCAAGTCCTACCCAGTTCTCTTGCCAATTCTCCGTCTCCTTGTACACTGGGGTGATGTCACAGGTATCGCAGGACATGGCGTAGAGGCAGGAATCAAGTCAACCATGTTGGTGTATTTGATGCTGATATTCTGCGTTTCAAAAGGCTTGATCGAGAATTTCGATTTGATGCAAGTCTGGAAACAGTGCTTTCAGATTTCAACTGGACAAATCAAGGATTTAGATTTTCTCCAACAATGGGAAGGAGTCATTGCAAGTTTGCAGTCAAAGGTTACCCAGCTGAAGGGTAACGAAAATACCCCGATTACACTCCGTGATCAGCAAATCGGCGAGATTCTTCTCACCTTCTTTCAAGAGTATAACGCGACACTTGACATGGAAATTCCACATACTTTTGCCTCTCTCCTAGGCTTCAGCAAACTGGCCGAACGTCTGGACCCAGACCATTTACGCCAGCTGAAGGAACACATGCAAAGAGCTTTCCATCTTTTGGCGCTTTACAGAGATGCCGAAGTGCTTCTCACGGTCAGCGCTTCAGAAATAGATCGTGTCATTTTCCTTTCGAAGACGCTGTCCTACGCGATGGCTGGCTCAGAGAGACACAATGCTTCCCAGCTGTCaaaaaagactggagcgagggtaACAATTCGACCAAGTCTCCCTGGATCAGCATTCGGTCTCATTCTGCAGGCGATTGGTACGGAGTTTGCTGTCGCTGCAGTTGAACGGACGCTAAGTACCATGGCAACGCAGGCATTGCGCAATAAGGCTGCAATTATGTCAGTGTCCTTTGTAAAGGAAGCAAAACAAATGCTATTTGAAG GTTGCCTGAGTGACGATGACCGAGTTTCCTTTGTACCGTACTATGGCAATCACCACTCGACACATGACAGTCAGGCTTTGTTTGTTCCACTACTTTCAAACCAGAGAACTGACCTTCAAAGCATTGGAGAGGATTACACCCGGCATGAGTTCATATGTTTCCAGGAAAAATTTCTCATTCAAGCTCAG GTCATTGAAAGAGATTTTGTACAATCCATTTTCGGAAAGATGGAGTTTGCAATACATTTTGGGCGCATATATGTTTTAAACATCCCAAAATCATTTACAGAAGACAGCGAACCACCAAGCGTGGGAATCTTCCAAACAAATCTCTCACGAGGTTATAAACCTCGACCAAGCGTCCTTTCAGTGCCTAGCAACATCACAAAATTTGGGAAAACGCGAAGGAGACAAAGTAAAGGAAAATCCCAGAGCAGGAATATGAAAAGTAAAGTCTTTGAAATtggaaaagaaggaaaaaagatccCAAAGAAAAAGGCTTCCCGGAGCTCCTTTTTCACAGTGGTTTCTTCACAAGAGAAAGCCGTGGATTTCCTGACTCGAAGAGGTTTTTCAGAAGCACAATCATCTTCGGAGTTTTACTCGgttgaaattcatacagatcaCGAATTCGACGTGGTCACAGATAAAGATTTCAACTTCCAGAAAATTAAATTCCCGAAACTACGTTGGTGTGCGGTGGACATAAAACGAGCGTGGAAAGAGAATCCTGAAAAGCAGGACGACACTGAATTGGACGGCGTAGAGACTGACGTCCGCTTCATTTTGCAG aGCAGCCGTGAATTAAGTGCAAGTGACATCCGAGAAACCGATTACGAGCAGTACAGAGATACATTGCAGCCGTTGAAGCCTCACCGCCAACCTAAAAAAATCAGCTGTCCATTCCAGATTAAACAGGACATCTGGAAAAACGTCTCCTCGAGTTGTCACAAAAAGTCCCGGATGTACACACTTGACGAGTCAGTGGATTTTGAAAGCGACTTTAAGAGGTCTCTTTGTGTCCATGTCAATGAAATTACCGAGTATTCGCGTCCCAAAAGGAATGCTTCAGAGTTTAATCAGGTGTTGACGCGATGTGAAGTTCTCGTGAAAGCAGGCTTACCTTGCAGCTGGAGTAACACTGAATCAGTCGAAAAACTTTTGCGTGAAATCTGGTGCTTTGGTTTTGACTTTGCTTCACATTTGTCCGAATAG